Genomic DNA from Nitrosarchaeum koreense MY1:
TTATTCTCTCTTTTCCAAATAATACAAAACTTGCAATGAATACAATCAACATAGAAATTCCAGTAATATAAGCAAAATTAAATCCAATTCCAAGAAGATTTGTTTCATAATTAGAAATTAAATAGGTAGCAGCCAATAAGAGCATACCAACGATTGTCAATTTTTGATGATTTCGCATTATTTTTAATTTTTTTCTATGTATATGAATTTAGAAATAAAAAAGGATTCAGAGAAATGGTGTTGTTATGAATCCAACTATACTACCAACTAGAAATAGAAATATGCTATTTGCCATGCCTGATTCATATCATCTCAACTTAATCATATAACAATAATGCAAATGTCCCAGAATAGGGAATTAGAATTGATCGAGCTTAAGGCGGGGAATTCACCGTAGAAAGTTTTTTTATAACTTGTTCAAGTTCCACTTTATTATCATTAATTACTCGTTTTAGAACTGAGATCTCTTGGTTTAGTTGGTTTAAACTAGAATTATCAGAATTAATCAGTTTGTCTTCTAATTCTAAAAGCAGTTGTTGATTATACTGGTTAATTTTTTCTAGTTCTTCTTTGTAGATTTGTAATTTTTCGTATGGATCTGATTGCTCAAGAGTTTCTGGAGAATTTTGATTTGCAATATAACCAAAAAAGATCACTATGCTTCCTATAGCTAAAACTACAATCATGACAATAATAGATAATCTCATTTTAAACAGTTCTTTTTCTATTATTTCTAATTTAAAATTTAATTTTAACTGGTCTGAATTTTTGATTTTTTACGCCTACGAATCACATAGAGTCCTATTATAGCTGCTACTATTAATGGAATAATAAACATAAAACTATTATCAGATTGAACTTTTTCTGGTTCTTTTACAAATATTGTTGCATCATGTGTATACAATATTTCATCTCTGACACTATCTTTGTATCTTACAGTTAGTTTGATATTATGTTCTCCATATCTTGGCTCACCATCAAATTCTAATGGAATGTTAAATGGCACAGGTGAATCAATTTCAATTTCATCAATAAATTGAGTTTTTGTTTTAATATTTGAATCTCCCTTAGGTTCAATTGTAACAAAACTAAACACTGCATTTTCGTTTCCTTCGTTTATTATTTCTCCAACAACCATTTGTGTATTAGATAGTTCAATTACTCCTACATCATACATGTTAAGTTCAATCAATCCTTTAATGTAAAAATCAACAATTTTAGAAATAGTTTGTAAATCACCATGTGCATTATAGAATTGAATAGATAATGGAATTCGTAATGTATCTTGTTGAAGATTTCCAGGTACGTATACTGTAGCAGTAAGATATCTTGATGATTTTGGATTTATGTTGCCAACATCCCAATTAGATTCTAAGATTACTACGTTTTCAACATTGGTAGTTGATGATGAAGTTGATGCAAGTTCTGTTTGAGTGTTAGTAGCTACGATATCCACACTAGATAATGGTGCAGTTCCATCATTTGTAATTTCAATCACAACATTGTTTGATTTTAAAGATGTGAGAAATGGATCCAATGCCTTAACATTGATTATGCTATCGCCTGTAACTTTAAAGGTAAATTCAGAAAATGAAGTTCTAACTCCTGATTCTCTTATTCTAGAATAATCAACTTTAACAGTACCGGGATACTGTTTAATTTGAATATTTTTATCAATATTAACATTAAATGTCATATAGAAAGTATCGCCAGCCAATGAATTGGAATCACTATTAGCAGTTATTAGTGAACCAGGACCATCTGCTGAAGAAAATCCAACTGGAAGAGATAGTTGGCCTTTGATTCCAGTAATATCTTGTGTTCCTACATTTGCAAATACTACAGTAAATGGGACATTATCATCGCCAGGATCAATTTCAATTTTATTGTTAAATGTTCCAAAATATCCTTCTAGGAATTTTACATCTCCAAACTCTCTTTCAAATGGCGATTGACCAAAACCACCAGATTTGATTTGAGCGTATGAATCATCAATAATTAATGGAATGAGCAACAACATACTTAATGAAAATAAAATTTTGTAATTTATCATACTAAAACCTCCAATTCAGATGGTTGATTTCCCTCAGATGCTTTTCCATCTTTGATTGTAATTACTCGATCAGCATCTCCAAAATGTTGTTGATCATGAGTAACAATGATGAATGTTTGATTCAGTTCTTTTGCCATCGATTTCATCAAATCAACAATTATTTTAGAAGTTACAGAATCCAAATTACCAGTTGGTTCATCAGCTAAAACAATTGAAGGATGATTTATCAAACCTCTAGCAATTGCTGCTCTTTGTGCTTGTCCACCTGAAATTTTATTTGCTCTTTTGTTAATTTGATTCTCTAATCCAACTGCTTTCAATAATTCTCTAGCATTTTTTTCAGCAGATTCAGTAGTTCCAGCAATTTCTCTTGGCAGTAATACATTTTCAAGAACAGTCAGATCAGTTAAAAGATTTGAAAATTGGAAAATGAATCCTAATTTTTTATTTCTAAATGTTGAGATTTGATTGTCAGATAAATTTGATGTGTCTGTTCCATCTATGAAGACCTTACCATTTGTAGGACGATCTAAAAGACCTATCATGTTAAGTAAAGTAGATTTTCCAGAGCCAGAACTACCTACAATTAATACAAATTCTCCTTTTTCAATTGAAAATGATACATTATCTAGGGCTTTTACCATATTTTCGCCAGCGCCATAAATTTTACTTAAATTATTAATTTCAAGTACTTTAGACAGTTCTCATTGCCTCCACAGGTAATAATTTAGTCGCCCTATACGATGGATATAATGAAGCAATTATTGCTAATATAAAAGACATTACTGCAGTTTGAATAATTTTTTCCCAGTTGTAACTTACTTCCAACGGGAGGCTATTATTGAATGACATTTTAGTCTCCTTTGCATAAAATGTATAACCTAAGCCTGCTGCAGTACCAACCCCAGCACCTATTGCACCAATTATCATTCCTTGAAAAATAAAAATAACCAAGATGTCTTTTCGCGTAGCACCAATTGATCTCATTACTCCTATTTCTCTAGTTTTTCCATTAACTAACATCATTTGAATTGTAACAATAGCAAATGCCGATGACATCATTCCAAAATAGCCAATCATGTTTATCATAGCAATACCAGATCTAAAACCAGCTAATTGCTCTTCAGCTGATTCTTCTATTGTTTCTGCAATAAAATCGTCATTGGGAAAAGCAGCTAAAAAGAAATTTTTAACATCATCTGCTTTAGTTGGATCATTTAGTTTTACCATTATTGAACCTGATTCACCGTTTCTATTCATCATGTCACGTAAAGTATCAATGTGTACAACGACACTATAATCAAAGCCTTGTCCACCTGGTGATTGTGCTATACCAGTAACTACAAACCTTCTAATTTGATCTTGACCATATCTATCAACAATTTTTAATTTTAGACTATCACCTACTTCAGCGCCACCAATATCTCGTGCAACATTAGAACCTAATACAATTGAATTTTTAGCAAAAACATATTGTCCATCTGTTATAGTTTCATGAACTGTGGAGGCTTGAATATCTCTAAATGGATCAACACCCACAATAGGAATTCTTGTTTCTTCATGTAATGTACCAAATTTTGTCATATTGATTGATGCACTTGATGATAACCGGGGAGTAGCTGCTTCTACATACGGGATTCTTTCAAACCAACTAACTAATGCTTGATCAGACTTGTCGATATAGTCTTCTTCATCTGTGATTAGAACATTCCCATTTCTATAATTTGAGATATCTCTAACAATTGCATCAAACAATCCCTGAAAAATTACAAAATTTACATGAATTACCAAAATTCCAATAGTAACAGCTAAAACAGCTCCGATTAAACTTCCTTTTTTATTAAATAGCATTCTTTTTGCTAATCGTAATCGATATTCCATAAGAAGACTAAAAATAGTCTGATATTTAATGTATATTATCTATAGTGCTAACAGTATAGACATTTTTATATCTTATTAGTTAATTGTATACAACATGAAATTGATTCAGGTGACATATTGGACAATTTAGATATCAAAATTCTAAGTAGATTACTAAATAATTGCCGAGAATCCGATAGACAGATTGGAAAGGAGTTAGGAATATCAGGTGGAGCAATTAGGGCACGTATTAAAAAAATGCAGGAATCCAAAATAATTGAGAAGTTTACGATTAAAGTTGAACCTCCAATTTTAGGACTAGGTGTTTTGTATATTGTGGTATCAGGACAAAACATCAAAGATATTTTAGAACAAATCAGGTTAGTCGGAGAACCATTTTTTGTTGTGCCATGTGTTGGTGGAATCACAGTGTGTAGTATAGTAATAAAAGAAAATTTACAACAAAAAATAGAACTTGCAAATAAACTAATGAAGGATGTAAGAGTACTATCAATTTTTGAAGCAGAAAGTCCAGGATATAGTTCTAATCTAACTAAAACAGATCTAGAAATTTTAGAATATTTGATAAAAGAACCAAGACAAAAAATTGAAAAAATAGCGAAAGAAATGTCAATGTCTACAAAAACAGTTACAAGATGTATTGACAAATTACAAAAAAATAATGGTATTCAATTTACATTAATTTACAATCCAAGAAAAATTGAAGGTTTTATTTCACATGCCATACTTGCATGGATTGATGGAAATCTTAAAGAAACATTGGATAAAATGAATAGTGAACTTTCTGAATCATTTATACAGATACCATTTATTGCGAAAAACCAAATAGTGTTATTCATGTATAGTCATGACATTTTTGAAATGGATGAATTAGCTAAAATAGTTAGAAACATGAATGGAGTAAAATCTGCAGATTTATTCATACCAAAAGAGATATCATTTCCAATGAAATGGTTAGAACAAGCTATCAATATTGCTAAAAAATCTCCAACACTACATATTTCATATCAAACAAATTAAATATTAATCAAATTATGAATCAAACATGAAGAAGAAAATCTATGAAGGTAAAATATTAGGTCTTAGTATTTATGATTTAGTAATTGAAGGTAGAAAAGTAAAACGTGAGATGATAGAACATAGAGGTGCAGCAGCAATTTTAGCATTTGACGAAAACAATAAACTGATACTTGTAAAACAACATAGATATCCTCATGGTTATGTAATTGAAATTCCAGCAGGAACATTAGAAAAAAAAGAAAACCCAAAGAAATGTGCTTTTAGAGAATTAGAAGAAGAAACAGGGTACAGTGCTAAAAAAATGACTCCATTAATCACGTATTATCCCTCTATAGGGTACAATACTGAGGCTATTCATTGTTTTGTGGCCTCTGGAATAAAGAAAATTACAGATTTGAAGCTAGATGAAGATGAAATATTATCTGTAGTAAAGATGGATTTTAAAAAAGTAATTACGATGATAAAAAATGGAAAAATTCAAGATTCAAAGACAATTTGTGCAGTTTTAACATATGCATTAAAAAATAAATTAAATTAATTATTTATTGTATATTGGTTTTACAAGATCTACTACATCTGCCCATGATTTAGTAATTCGTTCAAACATATACACAAGATCAAGAAGATCAATTGGAATTTCTTTTTTATTTCCAATTGTGTTTCTTAGTTTAGAAAGATTTTCCTGATATTTTTTGTGTAATGCAATAGCTTCAATAGCTAAACGTCGATCAGGTTTTGTAAAAGCATCGATAGACTTTTCTGCAAGATCATTAAAATTTTGAACTACATCAAAAATTTTCTTCAAATGTTGATCAGGTAAAGATGAATTATATATAAAATCAGCAAGTTCAACTATTGTATCACCAGCATTTTCTAAAAGATTTGCAGCTACTCTATAATCTAAAATATCTATATTTTCTAAATTAAATACATTAGCTAATCGTTTATCAACAAGTGTACTTCTGATTAAACGTACAAGAAGAAAATATTGCCTGTTTACTTCTACATCTCTATTTGATAATGTCCGTAAATTAGATTTATCATTTAAAATTAATCCATTTGATACATCTTCATACATTCCAAGTGCTATAGAACTCATTCTTTTTAGAATTTTTTCTGGATTAAGTGTTGTAGCATCTAAAAGAAATTGCATGTTAATATGTGAGGCATCTTCTTCAATAATTTCCATTCCAACTAATCGTCGCATGGAATTTCTAATTTGTTCTCTATCAACACCAGGTATAGTTGATTTGGAATTGATTAGTATAACATCATATCCTAGTAGATATGCTCCAGTGATATCAGCAACGATATTTTCATCTTTAGGTAATGGATATGAAATTACAAGTTCTTTGGTAGGACGCATTTCTTTATTTGCAGAAATAGAAATTGTATCTTGTCCAGTTTCCAGTTCAATTTGACTGCCTTTATCTAGATTATTAGCAACTATCCATTCTTTTGGTAATGAAACTAGTATGCTGCTACCTATCCGTTGTAGGCGTCGAATGAATTTAGTCAATTTATACTAGTATAATTAATTTAAGCCATATTCTTATATTTTGTGTAAAATTTAAACTATGATCAATGGAATCCACTGCATTTTGTCCTGCTCATGTAACAGGTTTTTTCAAAGCGTACTTAGAAAAAGATGATCAAAAAACTCCAGAAAAAATAGGTTCTATGGGTGCTGGATTTTCAATAAGAGAGGGAGTTACCACACATATCAATATTTTACCAAAAATAAATCAAAATTCTAATTTTAAAATTACAACTATAGGCTATGAATCAGACAAGACAGACGTTTCAGAATATGTTTTAAATGAATTTTTAAAGCTTGGAAATTTTGAAGATATGTTTTTTGATATACGACATGAGATTACCATACCTGTTGGATATGGTTTAGGTTCTAGCAGTGCTGTTGCGTTGTCATTATCATATGCATTAGATCATGTGCTTAAAACAAAATTAGATCACACTATGATTGGTCAGATTGCTCATAATGCTGAAATAAATTGCAATACAGGGTTAGGTGATGTTTTAGCATCATACCATGGAGGTTTTGAAATTAGAATTAAACCAGGAGCACCAGGAATAGGCCAAGTAGAAAAAATCAATCCTGGAGAAATCACAATAATCATGATTTGTTTTTCCCCAATTTCCACAAATAAGTTCATCAAAGAACGTTTGTCTCAAATTAATGGTCTTGGTGGAAAAATGGTAACGAAATTATTAGAATCAAAAAATTATGAGCATTTTGAAGATATGTCATTAGAATTTGCAAAATATATTCAAGTAATGACATTAAGAATGGAAAATTTAATTCAAGAATTATCTTTAAATGGAATAAAATGTGGTGTTGCATTATTTGGTGAGACTGTATTTACTATGATTCCAAAAGAAAAAGAAGAGAAGGTTTTACAAATTTTAAAAAAATATTCCGAAGCAATAATTATAAAATCAGAATTGGATAATCAAGGAGCAAGAGTGCTCAATAATTAATTGAATATAGATGTCTTTAATTCCAAAATCTCATCCTAGAGCTAAATCTCTTTTAATTAGAGAAAAACTTGTTTTAGGATTTGAACAGGGATTAGTAGCTAGAGAAGGTCTCTTAGCACATGGTAGAGGAGAAGCTTTTGATTATTTACTTGGTGAAAAAACAAACAAGGCTGCGAAACAAGCAATCAAGGCTGCTGCAGCACAAATCCTTTTGGCAAAATTACCAATCATTTCAATCAATGGAAATATTGCAGCATTGTGCCCAAAAGAAATAATCAATCTTGCCAAAATTTCAGGTGCAAAAGTTGAAGTAAATTTGTTTTATGCTAATGAAAAGCGAAAAAAGAACATCATAAAG
This window encodes:
- a CDS encoding pantoate kinase encodes the protein MESTAFCPAHVTGFFKAYLEKDDQKTPEKIGSMGAGFSIREGVTTHINILPKINQNSNFKITTIGYESDKTDVSEYVLNEFLKLGNFEDMFFDIRHEITIPVGYGLGSSSAVALSLSYALDHVLKTKLDHTMIGQIAHNAEINCNTGLGDVLASYHGGFEIRIKPGAPGIGQVEKINPGEITIIMICFSPISTNKFIKERLSQINGLGGKMVTKLLESKNYEHFEDMSLEFAKYIQVMTLRMENLIQELSLNGIKCGVALFGETVFTMIPKEKEEKVLQILKKYSEAIIIKSELDNQGARVLNN
- a CDS encoding AsnC family transcriptional regulator, which translates into the protein MDNLDIKILSRLLNNCRESDRQIGKELGISGGAIRARIKKMQESKIIEKFTIKVEPPILGLGVLYIVVSGQNIKDILEQIRLVGEPFFVVPCVGGITVCSIVIKENLQQKIELANKLMKDVRVLSIFEAESPGYSSNLTKTDLEILEYLIKEPRQKIEKIAKEMSMSTKTVTRCIDKLQKNNGIQFTLIYNPRKIEGFISHAILAWIDGNLKETLDKMNSELSESFIQIPFIAKNQIVLFMYSHDIFEMDELAKIVRNMNGVKSADLFIPKEISFPMKWLEQAINIAKKSPTLHISYQTN
- a CDS encoding ABC transporter ATP-binding protein → MVKALDNVSFSIEKGEFVLIVGSSGSGKSTLLNMIGLLDRPTNGKVFIDGTDTSNLSDNQISTFRNKKLGFIFQFSNLLTDLTVLENVLLPREIAGTTESAEKNARELLKAVGLENQINKRANKISGGQAQRAAIARGLINHPSIVLADEPTGNLDSVTSKIIVDLMKSMAKELNQTFIIVTHDQQHFGDADRVITIKDGKASEGNQPSELEVLV
- a CDS encoding ABC transporter permease, producing the protein MEYRLRLAKRMLFNKKGSLIGAVLAVTIGILVIHVNFVIFQGLFDAIVRDISNYRNGNVLITDEEDYIDKSDQALVSWFERIPYVEAATPRLSSSASINMTKFGTLHEETRIPIVGVDPFRDIQASTVHETITDGQYVFAKNSIVLGSNVARDIGGAEVGDSLKLKIVDRYGQDQIRRFVVTGIAQSPGGQGFDYSVVVHIDTLRDMMNRNGESGSIMVKLNDPTKADDVKNFFLAAFPNDDFIAETIEESAEEQLAGFRSGIAMINMIGYFGMMSSAFAIVTIQMMLVNGKTREIGVMRSIGATRKDILVIFIFQGMIIGAIGAGVGTAAGLGYTFYAKETKMSFNNSLPLEVSYNWEKIIQTAVMSFILAIIASLYPSYRATKLLPVEAMRTV
- a CDS encoding NUDIX hydrolase, which produces MKKKIYEGKILGLSIYDLVIEGRKVKREMIEHRGAAAILAFDENNKLILVKQHRYPHGYVIEIPAGTLEKKENPKKCAFRELEEETGYSAKKMTPLITYYPSIGYNTEAIHCFVASGIKKITDLKLDEDEILSVVKMDFKKVITMIKNGKIQDSKTICAVLTYALKNKLN
- a CDS encoding COG1361 S-layer family protein — encoded protein: MINYKILFSLSMLLLIPLIIDDSYAQIKSGGFGQSPFEREFGDVKFLEGYFGTFNNKIEIDPGDDNVPFTVVFANVGTQDITGIKGQLSLPVGFSSADGPGSLITANSDSNSLAGDTFYMTFNVNIDKNIQIKQYPGTVKVDYSRIRESGVRTSFSEFTFKVTGDSIINVKALDPFLTSLKSNNVVIEITNDGTAPLSSVDIVATNTQTELASTSSSTTNVENVVILESNWDVGNINPKSSRYLTATVYVPGNLQQDTLRIPLSIQFYNAHGDLQTISKIVDFYIKGLIELNMYDVGVIELSNTQMVVGEIINEGNENAVFSFVTIEPKGDSNIKTKTQFIDEIEIDSPVPFNIPLEFDGEPRYGEHNIKLTVRYKDSVRDEILYTHDATIFVKEPEKVQSDNSFMFIIPLIVAAIIGLYVIRRRKKSKIQTS
- a CDS encoding AbrB/MazE/SpoVT family DNA-binding domain-containing protein, giving the protein MTKFIRRLQRIGSSILVSLPKEWIVANNLDKGSQIELETGQDTISISANKEMRPTKELVISYPLPKDENIVADITGAYLLGYDVILINSKSTIPGVDREQIRNSMRRLVGMEIIEEDASHINMQFLLDATTLNPEKILKRMSSIALGMYEDVSNGLILNDKSNLRTLSNRDVEVNRQYFLLVRLIRSTLVDKRLANVFNLENIDILDYRVAANLLENAGDTIVELADFIYNSSLPDQHLKKIFDVVQNFNDLAEKSIDAFTKPDRRLAIEAIALHKKYQENLSKLRNTIGNKKEIPIDLLDLVYMFERITKSWADVVDLVKPIYNK